A region from the Brevibacterium paucivorans genome encodes:
- a CDS encoding DUF1611 domain-containing protein, with amino-acid sequence MTLTDVPHVAPQSMAQDATLVDPQAALKRAKYAYSTRFIHATKDDSDFVVDPDKTQKPSAGDVVLARVTEIGKHKRLEGHNSRRQTLFLGDTIVVSYGSRYAADQFLAVLPNDLGPCNLAAAGGLAAEVIEQHDRIDFATELEPIGLLKRADGQRVNVRDYAPHTIGTSSLNALPATDNSSTVPVVSVLGTSMNSGKSTTLACLARGLVEAGLRVHVGKATGTGAGNDTHLFADAGAHRVLDFTDFGFSTTFGLSFTEVEKVFTSLATELSKDTGEGRPDIVLIEIADGIFQGETRELLTSTNFVNRVNKVLFSAGDALGAVGGASILTDLGHRPLAVSGVLTASPLATREATAALDVPVLPTYDLCEPHVASSLIANLDNLIRNDTK; translated from the coding sequence ATGACACTTACTGACGTTCCACACGTAGCTCCACAGTCAATGGCACAGGACGCAACCCTGGTCGACCCTCAGGCGGCCCTCAAGCGAGCAAAGTACGCATACTCAACCCGCTTCATCCACGCTACGAAAGACGACAGCGACTTCGTTGTCGATCCAGACAAAACTCAGAAGCCCAGCGCTGGCGATGTCGTGCTTGCCCGTGTCACCGAAATTGGGAAGCACAAGCGTCTCGAAGGACACAACTCGCGTAGGCAAACGCTGTTTCTTGGCGACACGATTGTCGTGTCATACGGAAGCCGCTACGCCGCAGACCAGTTTCTCGCCGTCCTGCCTAACGACCTCGGCCCTTGCAACTTGGCAGCCGCAGGGGGACTGGCTGCAGAAGTCATTGAACAGCACGATCGGATTGACTTCGCAACAGAGCTCGAACCGATCGGGCTCTTGAAGCGTGCCGACGGACAACGCGTAAACGTGCGCGATTATGCACCCCACACGATCGGCACTTCTTCACTCAACGCTCTTCCAGCCACTGATAACTCGTCGACTGTGCCCGTTGTCAGTGTGCTTGGCACGTCCATGAACTCTGGTAAATCGACAACCCTGGCATGCCTTGCACGCGGGCTCGTTGAGGCTGGACTACGCGTTCACGTTGGTAAAGCAACGGGAACTGGCGCGGGTAACGACACTCACCTGTTCGCTGATGCAGGAGCTCATCGCGTTCTCGACTTCACGGACTTTGGTTTCTCAACCACATTCGGACTTTCGTTCACAGAGGTTGAAAAAGTCTTCACGTCTCTTGCAACTGAACTCTCGAAGGACACGGGCGAGGGACGCCCAGACATCGTCCTCATCGAGATTGCCGACGGAATTTTCCAAGGCGAAACTCGCGAACTCCTCACCAGCACAAACTTCGTAAACCGCGTCAACAAGGTTCTCTTTTCCGCTGGCGATGCGCTGGGGGCAGTTGGAGGAGCCTCAATCCTGACGGATCTGGGACACCGACCACTCGCAGTATCCGGAGTGCTCACGGCATCGCCTCTTGCAACTCGTGAAGCCACAGCGGCCCTCGACGTTCCCGTACTTCCCACTTACGACCTCTGCGAACCGCACGTGGCCTCTTCATTGATCGCGAATCTAGACAACCTAATCCGGAATGACACCAAATAA
- a CDS encoding ABC transporter transmembrane domain-containing protein: MTPNKITSTNTLVRLWHGVRRKWFATLVALGIGQAALSMIMAWAMIELNRSNGAASIVLSLVTMALVALGIGALRVNERVVAERLGQDYVHDIRRELVRSVLTPGDSSSLGITVARTTNDLSSVRNWISQGIAPLVVAVPLLSGVLIAFAILDWRLAIGAAIPLVVLGVGVALWTRDAYAKSRALRRTRGAMASRIAETTLAAESVVSAGGAHRELKNIDTIAKRLIDRAVTRAETLGLLRATGLVAGTLMTMVVATLGIILEMPPEKVVAALAIAGIATTPLMDMGRIVEFRQSYLAACAVLIPSLEDARARRSQAQEHRERAVPHIEATSSRHVYLDISDHLISPLDLAPRDRVVFTGDQRAVTEMLMRTQGLLVPSTSSSDVVAVGDKNLVALQARERRAYIGHAHSGMTFERGTVLRAIRYRNPSLDKQLAVDLFNRVGLDELEDGTQTFLRRGGEALTPNQRARLSLARALYGEPPLLIIQGLEADLDDNGRELLCKTVQQYPGVVILVNCPHTASELETRSVPVMSTQAA; encoded by the coding sequence ATGACACCAAATAAGATCACTTCCACTAACACGCTTGTTCGACTGTGGCACGGTGTTCGCCGAAAATGGTTCGCGACCCTCGTTGCTTTAGGAATCGGACAAGCCGCGTTGAGCATGATCATGGCGTGGGCCATGATCGAGCTCAACCGCTCGAACGGTGCAGCGTCTATCGTGCTGTCACTTGTGACCATGGCGCTCGTTGCTCTGGGGATTGGAGCATTACGGGTAAATGAACGTGTCGTGGCTGAGCGTTTGGGCCAAGATTACGTTCACGACATTCGACGCGAACTGGTGCGCTCTGTTCTTACACCTGGTGATTCCAGTTCGCTGGGGATCACTGTTGCACGGACAACGAACGACCTGTCATCTGTGCGCAATTGGATCTCGCAGGGGATCGCGCCTTTAGTAGTCGCCGTACCGCTACTGAGCGGAGTGCTTATCGCTTTCGCGATACTTGACTGGCGACTCGCGATCGGTGCGGCCATTCCCCTTGTGGTCCTGGGGGTAGGTGTCGCTCTATGGACCCGCGACGCATACGCGAAATCACGTGCGCTACGACGCACCCGTGGCGCAATGGCTTCGCGGATAGCCGAAACCACCCTGGCAGCAGAATCAGTTGTTTCCGCAGGTGGCGCACACCGCGAGTTAAAAAACATTGACACGATCGCCAAGCGACTCATCGACCGCGCTGTCACTCGTGCAGAGACACTAGGTCTGCTACGTGCAACCGGTCTCGTCGCCGGGACTCTCATGACCATGGTCGTTGCTACATTGGGCATCATCCTGGAAATGCCACCGGAAAAAGTGGTGGCCGCCTTGGCAATCGCTGGTATCGCCACCACCCCACTCATGGACATGGGTCGGATTGTGGAGTTCCGGCAGAGCTACCTTGCGGCTTGTGCCGTTCTCATTCCTTCTCTTGAAGACGCACGTGCAAGGAGGTCTCAAGCTCAAGAACACCGCGAGCGAGCGGTGCCACACATCGAAGCGACTTCGAGCCGTCACGTGTACCTCGACATTTCAGACCATCTGATCTCACCGCTGGACTTGGCCCCACGAGATCGGGTTGTGTTCACCGGCGACCAACGTGCTGTGACGGAAATGCTCATGCGAACTCAAGGTCTACTTGTACCTTCGACGTCCAGTTCTGACGTGGTTGCTGTAGGCGATAAAAACCTTGTTGCGCTACAAGCGCGTGAAAGAAGAGCGTACATTGGCCACGCCCATTCAGGTATGACCTTTGAACGCGGGACTGTTCTGCGTGCGATCCGGTATCGCAATCCCTCATTGGATAAGCAACTGGCCGTTGACTTGTTCAATCGAGTGGGACTGGATGAGTTAGAAGACGGGACACAGACTTTCCTTCGACGCGGAGGTGAAGCATTAACACCGAACCAGCGAGCCCGACTATCACTTGCTCGCGCTCTGTACGGCGAGCCACCACTTCTGATTATTCAGGGGCTCGAAGCTGACCTTGACGACAACGGACGCGAACTGCTGTGCAAAACCGTACAGCAATACCCCGGCGTGGTAATTCTCGTAAACTGCCCACACACAGCCTCGGAACTCGAAACGCGTTCAGTTCCAGTGATGAGCACGCAAGCAGCCTAA
- a CDS encoding response regulator transcription factor → MHILIAEDEERIARFIKKGLVSHGFTCAVVSDGIHALDQATADDIDLVILDVGLPRMDGFTVLKNMRSLGVNTPVIMVTARTAVEDTVQGFASGANDYISKPFRFEELLARIQARLADAQDSDDEDQSTLSLGGLTVDVRNRTATVSGGSGEERVELSSREFGLVCMFLENPNQILTRSQILSRVWGHDHDGSSNVVDVYVKSLRAKLGAERFVTVRGAGYKLIDV, encoded by the coding sequence ATGCACATTTTGATTGCAGAAGATGAAGAACGAATTGCACGGTTTATCAAGAAGGGGCTCGTTTCTCACGGATTCACCTGTGCAGTTGTTTCCGACGGGATTCACGCGCTCGATCAAGCGACGGCGGACGACATTGACCTGGTCATCCTGGACGTGGGTCTACCGCGTATGGACGGTTTCACTGTGCTGAAGAACATGCGTTCGCTGGGTGTGAACACCCCGGTCATTATGGTGACCGCTCGGACCGCAGTCGAAGATACTGTTCAAGGGTTTGCATCCGGGGCAAACGACTATATTTCCAAGCCGTTTAGATTTGAAGAGTTGCTCGCGCGCATTCAAGCGCGGTTGGCAGATGCTCAAGATTCCGATGATGAAGACCAGAGCACCTTGAGTCTTGGTGGCCTTACGGTTGATGTCCGGAATCGGACCGCAACGGTCAGTGGTGGTTCAGGTGAAGAGCGTGTTGAACTTTCGAGCCGTGAATTTGGGCTCGTGTGTATGTTTCTGGAGAACCCCAATCAGATTCTCACCCGCTCTCAAATACTGTCGCGGGTGTGGGGGCACGACCACGACGGCTCATCAAACGTCGTCGATGTGTACGTGAAATCACTGCGCGCAAAGTTAGGTGCAGAACGTTTTGTCACGGTTCGTGGAGCCGGGTACAAACTGATCGACGTTTAG
- a CDS encoding sensor histidine kinase, translated as MPWFKSFQPHRSLRLRIVCVAIVLTVLGLGVAGTLTFSTMFNRYEERVVRELEQEIDELQAIADQRSAAGDPFRDVTSLLETATKAAVPSRHESVLALTNEQPKFRPQPQDFDLTTDAVISVIREEHTPGETVFATAHSPQYGELKLIIASVTVDGDPTVGTYVVAYAVEEERQVLWQTASFYGVISFLTLLLVGSAAWIVMGKIIRPLESLTQATKHVTVDDLGKRVEVPNADNEVTVLATQFNSMLERLEAGYINQRQFLRDSGHELRTPITIVRGTVEVLDADDEDFDESKEIVLEELDRMARIVADLSVLAQAEQPDFVHLESENTRSFAEAALSTVKRIDDRPWKLSSVVDTTAYFDRQRMMQAIVQLATNAVQYSDANSDIELSIETQDDQRHVVFSVRDYGCGISPEDHERIFERFIRVEQSRSLGNSGLGLSIVSAIADAHGGSVEVESALGKGSRFSIVVPRVPVKGMSG; from the coding sequence ATGCCCTGGTTTAAGTCGTTCCAACCGCATCGCAGTTTACGTCTGCGCATCGTGTGTGTTGCGATCGTGCTTACTGTGTTGGGGCTCGGTGTAGCGGGAACTTTGACGTTCTCGACTATGTTTAACCGCTACGAAGAACGCGTTGTGCGTGAGCTGGAACAAGAGATCGATGAACTCCAGGCAATTGCGGATCAACGCTCTGCCGCTGGAGATCCTTTTAGGGATGTCACATCCCTGCTGGAAACAGCAACGAAAGCGGCGGTTCCAAGTCGTCATGAGTCAGTCCTGGCTCTGACTAACGAACAGCCCAAGTTTCGTCCCCAGCCACAAGACTTTGACCTCACAACTGACGCGGTTATCAGTGTTATCCGTGAAGAACACACTCCAGGGGAAACTGTTTTTGCTACGGCCCACAGTCCCCAGTATGGAGAACTCAAGCTGATCATCGCTTCCGTCACGGTCGACGGCGACCCCACGGTCGGGACGTATGTCGTTGCATATGCCGTTGAAGAAGAGCGCCAAGTGTTGTGGCAAACGGCGTCGTTCTACGGAGTGATTTCGTTTCTGACTTTGCTCTTGGTGGGATCCGCTGCATGGATCGTGATGGGGAAGATTATTCGCCCGCTGGAGAGCCTAACCCAGGCCACGAAGCACGTCACTGTCGACGACCTCGGAAAGCGTGTAGAGGTGCCGAACGCGGACAATGAGGTTACGGTTCTTGCCACCCAATTCAACAGCATGCTGGAACGGTTGGAGGCGGGTTACATCAACCAGCGACAGTTCTTGCGTGATTCCGGGCATGAACTACGTACACCAATCACGATCGTTCGTGGAACAGTCGAGGTGCTCGACGCAGATGACGAAGATTTTGATGAGTCGAAAGAGATTGTGCTTGAAGAGCTTGATCGGATGGCCCGCATTGTCGCAGATCTCTCGGTTCTGGCGCAGGCCGAACAACCGGACTTTGTGCACCTCGAATCCGAAAACACTCGTAGCTTCGCCGAGGCGGCACTATCCACGGTGAAAAGAATTGACGACCGCCCGTGGAAACTCTCTTCCGTTGTCGATACGACCGCTTATTTCGACAGACAACGAATGATGCAGGCGATAGTACAGCTAGCGACGAATGCGGTGCAGTACAGTGATGCGAACTCTGACATTGAACTGTCGATAGAAACGCAAGACGATCAAAGACATGTCGTATTTTCCGTTCGTGACTATGGGTGTGGAATCAGCCCAGAGGATCACGAAAGGATTTTCGAACGTTTCATTCGAGTGGAGCAATCACGCTCGCTCGGTAACTCAGGTTTGGGATTGTCGATTGTGAGCGCGATTGCGGATGCGCACGGCGGTTCGGTTGAGGTGGAATCCGCTTTGGGTAAGGGGTCTCGGTTTAGCATCGTGGTTCCGCGGGTCCCCGTGAAAGGAATGAGTGGATAG
- the dnaB gene encoding replicative DNA helicase, producing the protein MGSQQGNEWSGDNWQRAESGVRTPPQDLDAETSVLGSMMLSKDAIADVVEHLRGEDFYKPAHETIYDVILDLYASGEPADAVTVSNALSKSGDLARIGGAAYLHTLIQSVPTSANAIFYAEIVRELALLRRLVTAGTRIVQMGYDAQGDTDDLINRAQSEVYQVTERRTTEDYVRLSEALQPTIEEIERSGSHDGDTAGVPTGFYEFDELTNGLHPGQMIVIAARPGVGKSTLALDFARAAAIHHEQTTVIFSLEMGRIELTTRLLSAESGIPLQKLRQGKLDDERDWTTLANTMGKINDAPLFIDDSPNMALTEIRAKCRRLKQQHDLKMVVIDYLQLMTSGKRVESRQQEVSEFSRSLKLLAKELEVPVIALSQLNRSAEQRNDKRPMVSDLRESGSIEQDADMVLLIHREDMYDKESPHAGEAIIMVAKHRNGPTGEITVAFQGARSRFANMPR; encoded by the coding sequence GTGGGTTCGCAACAGGGTAACGAGTGGTCCGGGGACAACTGGCAACGAGCCGAATCGGGTGTACGCACTCCACCGCAGGATCTGGATGCAGAAACCAGTGTTTTGGGCTCCATGATGTTGTCCAAGGACGCTATCGCTGACGTGGTCGAACACCTACGTGGTGAAGACTTCTACAAGCCGGCCCACGAAACGATCTACGACGTGATCCTGGACCTGTACGCGTCTGGTGAACCAGCTGACGCGGTCACCGTATCGAACGCTTTGTCGAAGTCCGGTGACCTAGCTCGGATCGGAGGGGCAGCGTACCTTCACACACTGATCCAGTCGGTTCCCACCTCGGCGAATGCCATTTTCTACGCCGAGATTGTGCGGGAACTTGCCCTTCTACGCCGCTTGGTGACAGCAGGAACCCGAATCGTGCAGATGGGGTACGACGCACAGGGCGACACCGACGACCTCATCAACCGTGCACAGTCCGAGGTCTACCAAGTCACCGAACGGCGAACCACGGAAGACTACGTGCGTCTGTCGGAAGCACTGCAGCCCACGATCGAAGAGATTGAGCGCTCGGGGTCGCACGACGGCGACACCGCTGGGGTGCCCACCGGATTTTATGAGTTCGACGAGCTGACCAATGGTCTGCACCCCGGCCAGATGATCGTGATTGCAGCGCGTCCTGGTGTGGGTAAATCCACCTTGGCGTTGGACTTTGCACGGGCGGCAGCGATTCACCATGAACAGACAACGGTGATTTTCTCACTGGAAATGGGACGCATCGAGTTGACCACGCGTTTGTTGTCGGCGGAATCTGGTATCCCGTTGCAGAAGTTGCGCCAGGGGAAACTGGACGACGAACGCGACTGGACCACACTGGCCAACACCATGGGCAAGATCAACGACGCACCGTTGTTCATTGATGATTCGCCCAACATGGCGCTGACTGAGATTCGTGCAAAGTGTCGCCGCCTCAAGCAACAGCACGATCTGAAGATGGTCGTCATTGACTACTTGCAGCTGATGACCTCCGGTAAGCGAGTCGAGTCGCGTCAGCAGGAAGTTTCCGAGTTTTCGCGTTCGCTCAAACTGCTGGCGAAGGAACTGGAAGTGCCTGTGATCGCGCTGTCGCAGCTGAACCGTTCGGCGGAACAGCGTAATGACAAGCGCCCCATGGTTTCGGACCTGCGTGAATCGGGTTCGATCGAACAGGACGCGGACATGGTGCTGCTGATTCACCGTGAAGACATGTACGACAAGGAGTCTCCGCACGCCGGTGAGGCCATCATCATGGTGGCAAAGCACCGTAACGGACCCACTGGTGAAATCACTGTGGCGTTCCAAGGTGCGCGCTCGCGGTTTGCGAACATGCCCAGGTAG
- a CDS encoding FtsX-like permease family protein: MKLQNSYAEPDYQYGDHVYSQTTSVTQPAPRNETRSNVDTKEPTSNPPVPTRTSPFTLTARVLPALFSLRRFKRTPTVLMMLAFAATSALLLTVAAGTFAVFAWDTSDEVVGSYRLLAALATTLLVVPAFTLGQSAATLATRRQDEQLSTLALLGAPRSTIVAAALTEPLVAATVGALAGVVGYFVLALPMSMMHLRGEPLGYGNMILPWWMILATVVALIGVSTLAALMGLRKVVISPLGVRTKSLKPSFPWGRIVACAVLMMCVAAGFGMSRMGGTLTIVLTGFFGMVLAGLLVIDVVGVLVLRLVARIRRGSKKIHVMVASRLVSASPKPYWRRVSGLALTSFIATFCGSGVALMQTVKTGVGADKLTREDTLLLTDTFTGILLTLGIAFVFITVSAVINQAADVYDRASTFQELNAAGMDNRTIRKISVASVMLPVVWISAISAGLGLFLALPSAGIAAVLSPYSFFTIVSMVLVGALVVRAGLAITNPLIAKVIARS, from the coding sequence ATGAAATTGCAGAACTCCTACGCAGAGCCCGACTACCAGTACGGAGACCACGTGTACTCGCAGACAACATCAGTGACGCAACCGGCACCTAGAAACGAAACACGATCAAACGTGGATACTAAAGAGCCAACCTCAAACCCGCCAGTCCCAACCCGCACCTCACCTTTCACACTCACAGCCCGAGTCCTCCCAGCCCTGTTCTCGCTCCGCAGGTTCAAGCGCACCCCAACGGTGCTGATGATGCTGGCGTTTGCGGCGACCTCGGCGCTGTTACTGACAGTGGCCGCTGGAACTTTCGCAGTTTTTGCATGGGACACCTCCGACGAAGTTGTTGGCAGCTATCGTTTGCTAGCTGCATTAGCAACGACCCTACTGGTGGTGCCGGCGTTCACTCTGGGTCAATCGGCAGCGACCTTGGCTACGCGCAGGCAGGACGAACAGCTGTCAACGCTGGCGCTTCTAGGAGCTCCGAGGTCAACAATCGTGGCCGCGGCACTCACCGAACCGTTGGTGGCAGCGACTGTGGGAGCATTGGCCGGAGTTGTGGGCTACTTCGTATTAGCCCTTCCGATGAGCATGATGCATTTGCGTGGCGAACCATTGGGGTACGGCAACATGATTCTGCCGTGGTGGATGATCCTGGCGACTGTTGTTGCTCTCATCGGAGTCAGTACTTTGGCAGCTCTGATGGGACTGCGAAAGGTGGTCATTTCACCACTGGGTGTACGCACTAAATCATTAAAACCTTCGTTCCCGTGGGGTCGAATTGTGGCCTGTGCTGTGCTCATGATGTGCGTTGCAGCTGGGTTCGGAATGTCTAGAATGGGTGGCACTTTAACGATCGTACTTACTGGGTTCTTTGGCATGGTGCTTGCTGGTCTTCTGGTGATCGACGTTGTTGGTGTGCTTGTGTTGCGTCTAGTAGCTCGTATCCGCCGAGGAAGTAAAAAGATCCACGTGATGGTGGCCTCGCGTTTGGTCAGTGCATCTCCTAAGCCGTACTGGCGACGGGTTTCCGGTTTAGCTTTAACTTCGTTCATTGCCACGTTCTGCGGGAGTGGAGTTGCGTTAATGCAGACAGTCAAGACGGGAGTGGGAGCCGATAAACTGACCCGTGAAGACACCCTGTTGCTAACAGATACATTTACGGGGATTCTCCTCACATTAGGTATCGCGTTCGTGTTCATCACGGTGTCTGCGGTGATCAATCAAGCTGCTGATGTTTACGACCGTGCAAGCACATTCCAGGAGCTCAATGCAGCAGGAATGGATAACAGGACCATCCGGAAAATTTCGGTGGCATCTGTGATGTTGCCGGTTGTGTGGATAAGCGCCATCTCTGCTGGCCTGGGCCTGTTCCTCGCGCTTCCCTCTGCCGGGATCGCGGCGGTGTTGTCGCCGTATTCGTTCTTCACGATCGTCAGCATGGTGCTTGTTGGAGCGCTTGTGGTACGTGCTGGTTTGGCCATTACAAACCCACTTATTGCGAAAGTTATTGCCCGTTCCTGA
- a CDS encoding ABC transporter ATP-binding protein, which produces MNTSSVITASELGKSYGNTHALRGVSLDVREGESLAIMGPSGSGKTTLLHALAGMISTDHGRVQLGATAHTQQTDITALNESGRTRLRREVFGFVFQQGLLLPELTAVENVAMAAMLKGAPRPQAMAMAGDWLNRLGLAEHSSKLIGQLSGGQAQRVAIARAQVTDPALVFADEPTGALDSQTGAEVLHTLLSTTTGRGRTLIMVTHDENVAATCTRTVRLRDGQIVSDTAPPTGSVASHSGPATTSAQVPHQPQNHPAPTTFYSAHQSF; this is translated from the coding sequence ATGAATACTTCATCGGTTATCACTGCTTCTGAACTCGGAAAATCCTACGGTAATACTCACGCTCTGCGCGGTGTCAGTCTGGACGTTCGCGAAGGTGAATCACTTGCCATCATGGGGCCGTCTGGTTCCGGTAAAACTACGTTGCTTCACGCCCTGGCCGGCATGATCTCGACTGACCACGGTCGCGTCCAGTTGGGTGCGACTGCCCACACACAACAGACCGACATCACCGCTCTCAACGAATCTGGCCGCACCCGTTTGCGTCGCGAGGTGTTCGGGTTTGTATTCCAGCAGGGCCTCTTGTTGCCCGAACTCACTGCAGTCGAAAACGTGGCCATGGCCGCCATGCTCAAAGGCGCCCCGCGTCCGCAAGCCATGGCAATGGCCGGTGACTGGCTCAACCGCCTGGGCCTTGCGGAACACAGTTCCAAACTCATCGGGCAGCTCTCCGGCGGGCAGGCGCAACGTGTTGCGATTGCTCGCGCTCAGGTCACTGATCCTGCTCTGGTTTTCGCGGATGAACCCACCGGTGCGCTGGACTCGCAAACCGGCGCCGAGGTCTTGCACACTCTCCTTTCCACGACCACCGGCCGTGGCCGCACCTTGATTATGGTGACGCACGACGAAAATGTTGCTGCCACGTGTACGCGAACCGTGCGTCTACGCGACGGGCAGATTGTCTCAGACACCGCCCCACCCACCGGCTCAGTTGCATCTCACAGCGGGCCAGCTACCACCTCGGCGCAGGTGCCCCATCAACCACAGAACCATCCGGCTCCAACCACCTTTTACTCGGCTCACCAGAGCTTTTAA
- a CDS encoding DUF445 domain-containing protein yields MFELARGVYRNEWNEPRYDPKPTPRTRVGGVDAEHMNQNTPPSLATPPGETPEDEQARRAALSRMRAVATGLLILAALIFITVHLFTDQTGVWGFVSRASEAAMIGGLADWFAVTALFRHPLGVPIPHTAIIPRKKDVLGESMSTFVAMNFLRAETVAPKIRSAQVTKRVGAWLSVKRNQDIVVERAGQGINYVLARVDDSAIESLTRNVLVPKLIATHKSPVVGRLLTEIVRDGAHHRLVDLVVYEAHVWLERNPQVIEQIVGDRSPEWMPKFVNRTVASRLQTEVLGWVADVRDDRYHQARQALDRWLLELSRDLGEDTSIAQRAEVVFDDLLAQDGVVESVLDIWTSLKRLLYAAVEDSDGEVKIRVRQLLTETADRMQNDTEFATMLDQKLATTAGDLTESFGPELASVISDTIASWDAKEAANKIELYVGKDLQYIRINGTVVGALVGLLIHAITVLVPGL; encoded by the coding sequence ATGTTCGAACTGGCTCGTGGAGTGTATCGAAACGAATGGAATGAACCCCGCTACGACCCCAAACCCACCCCAAGGACTAGAGTTGGTGGAGTGGACGCGGAACACATGAACCAGAACACCCCACCGTCGTTGGCCACTCCGCCGGGGGAGACACCCGAAGACGAACAAGCCAGACGCGCGGCGCTATCCCGCATGCGCGCGGTCGCAACGGGGTTGCTCATCCTGGCAGCCCTAATCTTCATCACCGTCCACCTGTTCACTGACCAGACCGGTGTGTGGGGGTTCGTGTCCAGGGCGTCTGAAGCGGCGATGATCGGTGGCTTGGCCGACTGGTTCGCCGTCACCGCACTGTTCAGGCACCCCCTTGGGGTTCCCATCCCGCACACCGCGATCATTCCGCGCAAGAAGGACGTGCTGGGAGAGTCCATGTCGACGTTTGTGGCCATGAACTTCTTGCGCGCTGAAACCGTTGCCCCCAAGATCCGTTCCGCGCAGGTGACGAAGCGTGTGGGCGCGTGGTTGTCGGTGAAGCGAAACCAGGACATTGTGGTTGAGCGGGCCGGCCAGGGCATCAACTATGTGCTGGCCAGGGTCGATGATTCTGCAATCGAGTCGCTCACCCGTAACGTGCTGGTCCCTAAACTCATCGCTACGCACAAGTCGCCTGTGGTGGGGCGGCTGCTGACCGAAATCGTGCGGGACGGCGCGCACCATCGGCTGGTGGATCTGGTGGTGTACGAAGCCCACGTATGGCTGGAGCGTAACCCGCAGGTCATTGAACAGATTGTGGGCGATCGCTCCCCGGAGTGGATGCCCAAGTTCGTCAACCGCACGGTCGCCTCCCGCCTTCAGACCGAGGTGTTGGGCTGGGTTGCTGACGTTCGCGACGACCGCTACCACCAGGCACGGCAGGCCTTAGATCGATGGTTGCTTGAGCTGTCGCGTGACCTGGGTGAGGATACGTCAATCGCCCAGCGCGCCGAGGTCGTTTTTGATGATCTGTTGGCTCAGGATGGCGTGGTGGAGTCTGTTTTGGACATCTGGACGTCTCTCAAGCGTTTGCTGTATGCGGCTGTTGAAGACAGCGACGGTGAAGTGAAGATTCGCGTTCGCCAGCTTCTTACTGAAACCGCAGACCGCATGCAGAACGACACTGAGTTTGCCACCATGCTTGACCAGAAGTTGGCCACGACGGCTGGGGATCTCACGGAGTCGTTCGGTCCTGAGCTCGCGTCAGTCATTTCAGATACGATCGCAAGCTGGGACGCTAAGGAAGCTGCAAACAAGATCGAGCTCTACGTGGGCAAAGACTTGCAGTACATCCGCATCAACGGAACCGTTGTGGGCGCGTTGGTGGGTCTGCTCATTCACGCGATTACGGTGCTGGTGCCCGGACTGTAG